From a single Fulvivirga ulvae genomic region:
- a CDS encoding Ig-like domain-containing protein: protein MKKALYYFIIIFFIFCSAVLKAQTVDLSLSASTGSEASSTVITVTATASANVTGDQTVDVNVTGTNITGTDFTLSGTAITIPDGTNSGDITFTIEEDPIYEGPETAIITISNPSAGVTLGTTTSANVDIADNESLPDVTLGIAGTPLAENGGIATVTATISPLSELDVIVDLAFSGASSPGDFTASATSIVITAGNASANMTITGEDDALDESNESVIVEVNAVTNGTESTPQSVIAIINDDDPPVNVNLGISGTPLAENGGVAMVTATLATVSGRVITIDLAFSGTATGSGTDYDASSNSIVINPGAMSGSITLTGVDDGDVEGSESIIVDIDAVSNGTENGTQQVTASITDDDAPSVSFDVTSGTVLAAPVTSNITLTFSEAMQKSDGSTLTDSDLATMLTLKFDNAAGTDVPFTATIDAGKTTVTINPTDNNLGNNFFGSRNYYVAIAGGAIETQGTNVDLPADNSTITAEVLGTPSNHPTAFSITNTTATSLELTWTGSASGQLPEYYLIVARETSGGTFTSVIDGTPVADDFDFSGGSANGAVTVLHQSGTNTYTWTGLDEFTDYTFRIYPFTNYSTSVDYRTNGMIAETSGITDCSAPSGQASNITFPAFNANSIQVNWTPSGTSSGALVLVKEGAAPIAPTNGTSYSANPNITLAEDIESGGGTWAVFQGAGSSVTVTELNPSNTYQFAIYEYNNTNQCYNLISPASGSRATTASDNSTTITNGSGAVTISSLADTEGERVAAFTFTITDTGPDGEQTDISQMTFRPVGGSNEITDWTQAIAGAKLGDGDAAVYGDHGAAIINSNSIIIPNILRDDAGGTTNELGEIFEGNSKTYTLYIWLRSNLGGTLPATIDGLHFAFSLSNVDVITDANQSGMQVGSGAGTSTNSNASGGTNNEVTVVATELQFVNQPGNTFVQSPMTPAVTVQAADDNNNRDLDYTGSVDLTSTGTLASTPSATFTAGLGTYSNIIHSAAGSGHTLSTTNPAPALSNATSATFNITGPATDSDVIANASFVSPTDILYTNHQAANITTAATSLEIARFDVRDGGSTAPDGDIFGTQLTDIAFTINNPTFIRSVALYVDNNLDGNFDDEIGEVAPVGNMVTFSALSITAPADGSITFALRVSFTTSVIDNTQISFTVASATASSASSGFATANAGGATSSLNAGDNTIEVVATQLVFTTQPPVLYRPDVNVTPQPQLEARDANNIVDLDYNSAVTVTNTDALSMINSPTAFTSGTLTFPANFQYTSFNNNQPNNGALTIADNPDLGAVANAISNDVFIDGQAPIANIADDQSDNIVRNIDDVNITVTFTENHNIDESVPPVITIGTVVTNSAMVKVDNKTWTFFWNVPGSINQTAPVTITATDEAGNSVSSSTGRTTYIIDNSPPIVMQINRLDPSPTNAASVSFEVIFNESVVNVDASDFVATLGTVGTVTGSGDTYTVTVDNLSTLTGTLELTVPAAATINDLAGNLYNSLFNSGETYVIDSTPPQFLTLSPADNSFNNPTGSSLVFRFNEDVQVGSGFIRLFNASDALIQSFDISLLSFNAALNQFTATPLLPLAQGTGYYIQMEAGVVTDIAGNDFAGISDNTSWNFTTYAPPQVTGISSFGCVGGTITITGSFLTGVTTVTFNGTGGSVNSPSIVTNSDTQLTVEVPSYSGSVTSLSGTLDLTKNDGSAPGSNPEVTITTTQTVQIGPSQAVLSVGSINNSTVCTSGPIQTSTIKVDIRGGTAPYDIVYSLGSVNGYTSGTDITVDPAAIGLNTYSLISVTDANGCNVPVGQLTGSYNVTLNQRPTVEAGGNASGQLEYCLDDGLDITLNAATLGTGPSFSANAGGVIWSTNGSGNFDGGTATSTNLNAVYHVGTQDIFNNTVSLTITTTGNPTACSEVTDVLTINFVSNATANPGGFGNVLDYCWDGSNPAQVQLNGTVSGNSTGYLWETVTGASNSQFSDQTIANPVYTFSPTEQANQSAEVTLTPTGGSCGAGITSNLVINLIPLPTNSFQPPVNNEVCLAESSVLYKVSNNSGSTYSWTVPTAGGTSFVGQGTSTIIVDWGTTAGSYNVQVVEEDANGCLSNPIILPVTVNEEPAATFTPQINHAQGETNKYRLALLSPPANIDTIAEGTLNVPPYIEFYSNDGGVIRESGRWWFDSKDLTLGSYLVEYVYVDNNGCETTGSETFEVFDNSSLIGNLDTEYCEDEPQTATLNPFLNPGETLLSMHIRINTTSSLSYDGGTAEAERLGLISTSGTALGPFVFVPSNAADSIPELDNSLELELRYRYMTSLGSIQSRSQKTTVFRAPTPLFSIEGNQRVYCSADGPVQLIPNNDLASGTNTFHFTSDYDINDGTNTVIQQGGNFFFHPENFPMNVNTYVDTLSLIYTFDQNIGNSKFCSNSDTLKVAIFNQPTAPAVNGDMSPTVSACIIGTDIPEIRAEGITNTVPGGVDFAWFETNDTDGTPIWTGPVLDQNIIAGVGTVDQFYVAQVFRGNNCFSPAVEVIVEKLDAFDFTVNTSCIESGSPITFTKNTTGINLEGIRWKVNGTTESTQTAPGITDNFDHSFTAPGLYTVALEIQSQNGCVNELSKNVVITPQEAASNADVYFQNFESNDGSGWVANGSNSSWEFGTPANQDIVPGDNNGNTIWITGLNGPYNKNEQSYLYSPCFDISGLDRPMISFDSWTNTADKEDGVILEYSINGINGPWVRLGNFDDGIQSGINWYNQRDISSNPGNQAVGFYGWSGADNGWVNSKHRLDDIPVTDRSNVIFRFTFKSTPGSAEVSKPDGFAIDNVFIGNRTRIVLVENFTNTAQTQNTRAEADFLKTFNPGGLAELVKINYHTAFPGDDPFNATNTADPSARALYYNIAQTPRARLDGVIREDLGTLFSEWGAKEYGIRTLNNAPFDISISSAANGGAVDISVALTALVDIAPNSVVHIAVVEKSVDLTQAGLTQVASGEQDFEFVLRKMLPSASGTKVSNSIAQGETINVNHSWIPQLDFYNPASVAIIAFIQDEDTREVYQSSILDNITIPDKITGLDNSPINIGFELFPNPAHDKLTIILPRSLKQPVIKVFDMFGKVIFDKQADSGRFDLDTKNIAAGMYHVQVETKDGYFERKRIMIIHN, encoded by the coding sequence ATGAAAAAGGCTTTATATTACTTCATCATCATATTTTTTATTTTCTGCTCCGCGGTGCTAAAAGCACAAACTGTTGACCTTTCATTATCAGCAAGTACAGGGTCAGAAGCTTCCTCAACAGTGATCACCGTTACTGCAACGGCCTCCGCTAATGTCACTGGTGACCAAACCGTGGATGTGAATGTCACAGGAACAAACATCACCGGAACCGACTTCACCCTTAGTGGAACAGCTATAACCATACCCGACGGCACAAACTCAGGTGACATTACCTTTACAATTGAAGAAGATCCCATATACGAAGGACCGGAAACAGCTATCATAACCATATCAAACCCTAGTGCCGGAGTCACGTTGGGCACAACAACGTCTGCAAATGTTGACATAGCAGACAATGAATCCCTTCCGGATGTAACTCTGGGAATTGCCGGCACTCCACTGGCAGAGAATGGTGGCATAGCCACTGTAACTGCAACCATAAGCCCACTATCAGAGCTTGATGTTATCGTGGACCTTGCATTTTCGGGAGCATCTTCGCCAGGTGATTTTACGGCATCAGCAACAAGTATTGTAATTACAGCGGGCAATGCCTCTGCCAACATGACGATAACCGGTGAGGATGACGCACTTGACGAAAGTAATGAAAGTGTAATTGTAGAGGTTAATGCAGTAACAAACGGCACAGAGTCAACTCCCCAGTCCGTAATCGCAATTATTAATGATGATGACCCTCCTGTTAACGTTAATCTGGGCATTTCAGGAACACCTTTGGCAGAAAATGGAGGAGTGGCCATGGTAACTGCAACACTGGCCACCGTATCAGGCAGAGTTATAACTATTGACCTGGCCTTTTCCGGTACAGCAACCGGAAGTGGTACCGACTATGATGCCAGTAGTAATAGTATAGTGATAAACCCCGGAGCCATGTCCGGAAGCATTACTCTTACAGGAGTTGACGATGGCGATGTAGAAGGTAGTGAAAGTATAATAGTAGATATTGATGCTGTCAGCAATGGGACTGAAAATGGCACTCAGCAGGTTACTGCCAGCATCACTGACGATGATGCACCTTCGGTATCATTCGATGTAACGTCAGGTACCGTACTTGCAGCTCCCGTAACTTCCAATATAACGCTTACTTTCAGCGAGGCCATGCAGAAATCAGATGGAAGCACGCTCACCGATAGTGATCTGGCTACAATGCTCACATTAAAATTCGATAATGCCGCAGGTACCGATGTTCCATTTACGGCCACCATAGATGCAGGAAAAACGACAGTCACCATCAACCCAACTGATAATAACCTGGGGAACAACTTTTTCGGATCCAGAAATTACTATGTAGCTATTGCAGGTGGTGCCATAGAAACTCAAGGCACAAATGTTGACCTACCTGCAGATAACTCGACCATTACTGCTGAAGTATTGGGAACACCCTCCAACCACCCGACCGCTTTTAGTATTACCAACACAACGGCAACATCCCTGGAACTGACCTGGACAGGTTCTGCCTCAGGTCAGTTACCCGAATATTACTTAATTGTGGCCCGGGAAACTTCCGGAGGTACATTTACCAGTGTTATTGATGGAACACCGGTTGCTGATGACTTTGACTTCTCAGGAGGAAGTGCTAATGGTGCTGTTACAGTCCTCCACCAGTCAGGCACAAACACATACACATGGACAGGCCTCGACGAATTTACTGATTATACCTTCAGAATCTACCCATTCACCAATTATTCTACAAGCGTTGACTACAGGACCAACGGTATGATCGCCGAAACATCCGGCATTACCGATTGTTCGGCACCTTCCGGGCAAGCCAGTAATATTACCTTTCCAGCCTTTAATGCTAATTCCATCCAGGTAAACTGGACACCCTCCGGCACATCCAGTGGAGCATTGGTACTTGTTAAAGAGGGAGCAGCACCAATCGCTCCAACAAATGGGACCAGCTACAGCGCCAATCCGAATATTACACTAGCAGAAGACATTGAATCCGGCGGTGGCACCTGGGCGGTTTTCCAGGGAGCGGGCTCTTCGGTAACAGTAACCGAACTAAACCCAAGCAATACCTATCAATTTGCCATTTACGAGTATAACAATACCAACCAGTGTTATAACCTTATCAGTCCAGCTAGCGGAAGCCGGGCCACCACCGCATCTGACAACAGTACCACCATTACCAATGGTTCTGGTGCTGTTACCATATCTTCACTGGCAGACACGGAAGGTGAACGTGTTGCCGCCTTTACATTTACCATCACAGATACGGGACCTGACGGAGAACAAACAGATATTTCTCAAATGACCTTCCGCCCGGTAGGTGGCAGTAATGAAATAACTGATTGGACACAGGCCATAGCAGGAGCAAAACTTGGTGACGGTGATGCGGCAGTATATGGTGACCATGGTGCAGCCATCATCAACAGTAACAGTATTATAATCCCAAATATACTAAGAGATGATGCTGGAGGGACCACCAACGAGCTGGGTGAAATATTCGAAGGAAATTCAAAAACTTATACACTCTATATATGGCTCAGATCTAATTTGGGAGGCACTTTACCTGCTACCATAGATGGCCTGCATTTTGCATTTTCACTTTCAAATGTTGACGTGATCACCGATGCAAACCAATCCGGAATGCAGGTGGGAAGCGGAGCCGGTACCTCAACAAACTCTAATGCCAGCGGTGGCACTAATAATGAAGTAACGGTAGTCGCTACCGAACTTCAGTTTGTAAATCAGCCTGGAAATACTTTTGTACAGTCACCTATGACCCCTGCGGTAACCGTACAGGCAGCAGACGATAACAATAACCGCGACCTGGACTACACCGGCTCCGTAGACCTGACTTCAACAGGTACCCTGGCATCAACTCCATCAGCTACTTTTACAGCTGGCTTAGGTACTTATAGCAACATTATTCATAGTGCAGCAGGATCAGGACATACGTTATCCACTACAAACCCGGCTCCTGCTCTCAGCAATGCTACTTCTGCAACTTTCAACATAACAGGTCCTGCAACTGACTCTGATGTAATCGCCAATGCGTCTTTTGTATCTCCTACAGATATTCTTTACACCAACCATCAGGCTGCTAACATTACCACAGCTGCAACAAGTCTGGAAATAGCAAGATTTGATGTAAGAGATGGAGGCAGCACCGCACCAGATGGTGATATTTTCGGTACACAACTCACTGATATCGCATTCACCATCAATAATCCAACCTTTATCAGAAGCGTAGCGCTTTATGTAGACAATAACCTGGACGGAAATTTTGATGATGAGATTGGTGAAGTAGCCCCGGTAGGCAATATGGTAACATTCTCTGCTCTTTCTATTACCGCTCCTGCTGATGGGTCCATTACTTTTGCGTTGCGGGTAAGCTTCACTACTTCTGTAATTGACAATACACAGATTAGCTTCACTGTAGCCTCGGCCACTGCCAGTTCTGCTTCATCAGGCTTTGCCACAGCCAATGCAGGAGGTGCTACATCATCGTTGAATGCAGGCGATAATACCATCGAGGTTGTGGCTACTCAATTGGTTTTTACCACACAACCGCCAGTGCTATACAGGCCTGATGTCAATGTAACTCCACAACCACAGCTTGAGGCAAGGGATGCTAACAATATTGTTGACCTTGACTATAACTCGGCTGTAACCGTCACTAACACTGATGCCCTTAGCATGATTAATTCTCCCACGGCATTTACAAGCGGCACACTTACTTTTCCTGCCAACTTTCAATATACCTCATTTAACAACAACCAACCCAACAATGGTGCTCTGACTATTGCAGATAATCCGGACCTGGGCGCTGTGGCCAATGCCATAAGTAATGATGTATTTATTGACGGTCAGGCACCGATCGCAAACATCGCAGACGATCAGAGCGATAACATCGTTCGAAATATTGATGACGTCAATATCACGGTAACTTTTACTGAAAATCATAACATTGACGAATCAGTCCCACCAGTTATAACCATAGGTACAGTTGTAACCAACAGCGCTATGGTAAAAGTTGACAATAAAACATGGACCTTCTTTTGGAACGTACCCGGATCAATCAACCAAACAGCTCCGGTAACTATTACAGCTACAGATGAAGCCGGGAACAGTGTCTCTTCCTCTACCGGAAGGACAACGTACATTATAGACAACAGTCCTCCCATAGTAATGCAGATCAATCGACTTGATCCCTCTCCTACTAATGCAGCCAGTGTATCTTTTGAAGTTATCTTCAATGAAAGTGTGGTAAATGTAGATGCCTCAGATTTCGTTGCCACGTTAGGCACCGTAGGTACAGTTACCGGGAGCGGAGATACTTATACGGTAACGGTGGATAACCTTTCAACCCTTACAGGCACACTAGAGCTCACCGTACCGGCTGCAGCAACTATAAACGACCTCGCCGGTAATCTGTACAATTCACTTTTTAACAGTGGTGAAACCTATGTAATAGACAGTACGCCTCCCCAATTTTTAACACTGAGCCCTGCTGATAACTCTTTTAACAACCCTACAGGTTCCAGCCTTGTATTCAGGTTTAACGAAGACGTACAGGTTGGCTCTGGTTTTATCAGACTGTTCAATGCTTCTGATGCACTGATACAATCCTTCGATATTTCATTGCTATCCTTCAATGCAGCCCTTAACCAGTTCACAGCCACTCCGCTGCTTCCTCTTGCTCAAGGTACAGGCTACTATATTCAAATGGAGGCCGGAGTAGTCACGGACATTGCCGGAAACGATTTTGCAGGCATCAGTGATAATACAAGCTGGAATTTCACTACCTATGCACCGCCCCAGGTAACAGGTATTTCTTCTTTTGGTTGTGTCGGTGGCACCATAACCATCACCGGATCATTCTTAACAGGTGTGACCACAGTAACTTTTAACGGAACGGGGGGAAGTGTCAACTCTCCTTCTATAGTTACCAATAGTGATACTCAGCTTACTGTGGAGGTGCCTTCTTATTCAGGCTCAGTAACCTCTCTTAGCGGCACGTTGGACCTTACAAAAAATGATGGCTCTGCCCCGGGCTCTAATCCTGAGGTAACAATCACTACCACTCAAACTGTGCAAATAGGACCATCACAGGCTGTGCTTTCAGTAGGTAGTATTAACAACAGTACGGTCTGTACCAGTGGCCCTATTCAAACGTCAACCATAAAAGTTGATATCAGGGGAGGCACCGCACCATATGATATAGTCTACTCCCTGGGTAGCGTAAACGGTTATACAAGCGGAACAGATATCACTGTGGATCCTGCTGCCATAGGGCTCAATACATATTCACTGATATCCGTTACAGATGCAAACGGGTGTAATGTTCCGGTCGGGCAGCTTACCGGTTCGTACAACGTAACTTTAAACCAAAGGCCTACAGTAGAAGCAGGTGGCAATGCGTCCGGCCAGCTTGAGTACTGTCTGGACGATGGACTGGACATCACATTAAATGCAGCAACATTGGGAACGGGTCCATCTTTCAGCGCGAATGCCGGAGGCGTTATCTGGTCTACAAATGGCAGTGGGAACTTTGATGGTGGTACCGCAACAAGTACTAATCTGAATGCGGTATATCATGTGGGCACCCAGGATATTTTTAACAACACGGTTAGCCTTACTATCACAACTACAGGTAACCCTACTGCCTGCTCCGAAGTAACTGATGTGTTAACCATTAATTTTGTTTCAAATGCTACCGCCAACCCGGGAGGCTTTGGGAACGTTCTTGATTATTGCTGGGACGGTTCAAATCCTGCCCAGGTTCAACTCAACGGGACAGTATCAGGGAACTCAACCGGATACCTTTGGGAAACTGTAACCGGTGCAAGTAATTCTCAATTCTCAGACCAGACCATTGCCAACCCTGTTTACACTTTCAGTCCAACAGAGCAGGCTAACCAGTCTGCGGAAGTAACACTAACGCCAACAGGTGGTAGCTGCGGAGCAGGGATAACCTCTAATCTGGTCATTAACCTTATCCCTCTCCCAACTAATTCATTTCAACCTCCTGTTAACAATGAGGTTTGTCTGGCAGAGTCATCGGTACTGTATAAGGTAAGTAATAATAGCGGCAGTACCTATTCATGGACGGTACCAACAGCAGGGGGTACAAGCTTTGTAGGTCAGGGTACCAGCACTATTATTGTAGATTGGGGCACTACTGCTGGCAGTTATAATGTTCAGGTGGTGGAAGAAGATGCCAACGGCTGCCTGAGCAATCCGATTATTTTACCCGTAACTGTTAATGAAGAGCCCGCGGCAACATTTACACCTCAGATCAACCATGCTCAGGGTGAAACAAATAAGTATCGCCTTGCCCTGCTATCCCCACCTGCCAATATTGATACTATTGCAGAAGGCACATTGAACGTGCCTCCTTATATAGAATTTTATAGCAATGACGGCGGTGTGATCAGAGAAAGCGGCAGATGGTGGTTCGACTCTAAAGACCTGACTCTTGGCAGCTATCTCGTAGAGTATGTATATGTTGATAACAACGGATGTGAAACCACTGGTAGTGAAACCTTTGAGGTGTTCGATAACAGCAGCCTCATCGGCAACCTGGACACCGAATATTGTGAAGATGAGCCGCAAACAGCTACGCTTAACCCGTTCCTGAATCCGGGTGAAACACTTCTTTCTATGCATATAAGGATTAATACAACCAGCTCACTCAGCTATGATGGCGGTACTGCAGAGGCAGAACGACTAGGGTTGATAAGCACGAGTGGCACTGCCTTAGGCCCCTTTGTATTTGTTCCTTCCAATGCTGCAGACAGTATTCCGGAGCTGGATAATTCATTGGAACTGGAACTTCGCTACAGGTATATGACCAGTTTGGGAAGCATACAGTCCCGAAGCCAAAAGACAACCGTTTTCAGGGCACCAACACCGCTATTCTCCATTGAAGGAAATCAAAGAGTTTATTGCTCGGCAGACGGCCCGGTGCAACTTATTCCTAATAATGACCTGGCCAGTGGTACAAATACATTCCATTTCACTTCTGATTATGACATAAACGATGGTACAAATACCGTAATTCAGCAAGGGGGCAACTTCTTCTTTCATCCGGAAAATTTCCCGATGAACGTCAACACTTATGTAGATACACTATCCCTTATCTATACATTCGACCAGAATATTGGAAATTCCAAATTCTGCTCCAACAGTGACACTTTGAAAGTTGCCATATTTAACCAGCCTACTGCGCCGGCTGTTAACGGAGATATGTCTCCAACCGTAAGTGCCTGTATTATTGGTACCGATATACCTGAAATAAGAGCTGAAGGTATTACCAATACAGTGCCCGGCGGAGTAGACTTTGCGTGGTTTGAAACCAACGATACCGACGGAACACCCATATGGACAGGCCCGGTACTCGATCAGAATATAATCGCTGGGGTTGGTACTGTTGATCAGTTTTATGTAGCCCAGGTATTCCGCGGCAACAACTGTTTCAGTCCCGCAGTTGAAGTTATTGTTGAAAAACTCGACGCATTTGATTTTACTGTAAATACCAGCTGCATTGAATCCGGTTCGCCTATAACCTTTACAAAAAATACCACAGGAATCAACCTGGAAGGTATAAGATGGAAAGTTAATGGTACCACGGAGAGCACACAAACAGCTCCGGGAATTACAGATAATTTCGATCACTCCTTCACAGCTCCCGGATTGTATACGGTAGCACTGGAAATACAAAGCCAGAATGGATGTGTAAATGAACTAAGCAAAAATGTGGTTATCACACCGCAGGAAGCAGCCAGCAATGCAGATGTATATTTCCAAAACTTCGAATCAAATGACGGCAGTGGATGGGTAGCCAATGGCAGTAATTCCAGTTGGGAATTTGGTACACCTGCTAACCAGGACATAGTACCTGGCGACAACAACGGCAATACCATCTGGATAACCGGCCTAAACGGCCCTTACAACAAAAATGAGCAATCATATTTATACAGCCCATGCTTTGACATTTCTGGTCTGGACCGTCCCATGATTTCCTTTGATAGCTGGACAAACACAGCTGATAAGGAAGATGGTGTAATACTTGAATACTCCATTAATGGCATAAATGGCCCATGGGTCAGACTGGGTAACTTTGATGACGGTATCCAGTCAGGAATTAACTGGTACAACCAGCGGGATATTTCATCAAACCCTGGCAATCAGGCTGTAGGTTTTTACGGTTGGTCTGGGGCTGATAACGGCTGGGTCAACTCTAAACACAGGCTGGACGACATTCCGGTGACTGACAGGTCGAATGTTATTTTCAGGTTCACTTTCAAAAGTACTCCGGGATCTGCAGAAGTTAGTAAACCCGATGGTTTTGCAATTGATAATGTTTTTATTGGCAACAGGACCCGAATAGTACTTGTAGAAAACTTCACAAATACTGCCCAAACCCAAAATACCAGGGCAGAAGCTGATTTCCTCAAAACCTTTAACCCGGGTGGTTTGGCAGAGCTGGTAAAAATAAACTACCATACTGCTTTTCCGGGTGATGACCCTTTTAATGCCACTAACACGGCTGACCCCAGTGCCAGAGCGCTGTACTACAACATAGCGCAAACTCCAAGAGCAAGACTTGATGGTGTGATCAGAGAAGACCTGGGTACCCTGTTTTCAGAATGGGGTGCTAAGGAGTATGGGATAAGGACCTTAAACAATGCACCATTTGATATCAGTATATCCTCAGCTGCAAATGGGGGCGCCGTGGATATTTCCGTTGCGCTCACTGCTCTTGTTGATATTGCTCCCAATTCGGTAGTTCATATTGCAGTAGTTGAAAAATCGGTCGACCTGACGCAGGCAGGACTAACCCAGGTTGCCAGTGGTGAGCAGGATTTTGAATTTGTACTTAGGAAAATGCTCCCCTCAGCCTCCGGTACAAAAGTTTCAAATTCCATAGCTCAGGGGGAAACTATAAATGTTAACCATTCCTGGATACCTCAATTGGATTTTTATAATCCCGCGTCAGTAGCTATCATAGCATTCATCCAGGATGAGGACACCCGTGAAGTATACCAGTCCAGTATTTTAGATAACATCACCATCCCTGATAAAATAACTGGTTTAGACAATTCACCAATAAACATAGGCTTCGAACTCTTCCCTAACCCTGCTCATGACAAGCTTACAATCATATTGCCACGCAGCTTAAAACAACCTGTTATAAAGGTATTTGACATGTTCGGTAAAGTGATATTTGATAAGCAGGCAGACTCAGGCAGGTTTGATCTTGACACTAAGAATATTGCTGCCGGCATGTACCATGTGCAGGTAGAAACAAAAGATGGATACTTTGAAAGGAAGAGAATAATGATCATCCATAATTAA
- a CDS encoding porin family protein, whose amino-acid sequence MIRILPLAVFFCLISLYSEAQTVCTQTLRQARTVYDEGRIHELPALLESCLKNGFTDDEKTEAYRLLVLAYLYLDEAEKADEGMLALLRHNNQFQINPQADPAEFINLYNTFRTTPIFSYGVKGGGNISLVNVMTNYGVHDQRNTMGEYTPAPGYVVGGMIEIILKKNLTLSGELTLAGYNLNYNNSFSNVDSVNRFIESQEITETQTWIAIPVTVQYQFAKGRFNPYVLLGGSANYLLSSSFKGETQTSIENFEGATVDLTNQRNQINFSAIAGAGIKIKVGKNHFITEARFNYGILNQVKEENRLNNQELIFDYGYVDDDFKLNGISVSLGYLLPKYNPKKLN is encoded by the coding sequence ATGATTAGAATTTTACCATTAGCAGTATTTTTTTGTTTGATAAGCCTGTATTCCGAGGCACAGACTGTCTGTACCCAAACACTGAGACAGGCCCGTACCGTTTACGATGAAGGGCGTATTCACGAACTGCCCGCTTTACTGGAAAGCTGCCTGAAAAATGGATTTACCGATGATGAAAAAACTGAAGCCTATCGTCTGTTGGTTTTGGCCTATCTATACCTGGACGAGGCAGAAAAAGCAGACGAAGGTATGCTCGCCCTGCTCCGTCACAACAACCAGTTCCAAATCAATCCACAGGCTGATCCGGCTGAGTTTATTAACCTCTATAACACTTTCAGGACCACACCCATTTTTAGTTATGGAGTGAAAGGCGGAGGAAACATCTCCCTGGTTAACGTGATGACTAACTATGGCGTGCACGACCAGCGAAACACTATGGGTGAATATACACCTGCCCCCGGATATGTGGTTGGCGGCATGATAGAGATTATACTGAAAAAGAACCTGACCCTAAGCGGCGAACTCACCCTGGCAGGTTATAACTTGAATTACAACAATAGTTTCTCTAATGTAGATTCAGTAAACCGGTTTATTGAATCTCAGGAGATTACAGAAACACAAACCTGGATAGCCATACCTGTGACGGTACAATATCAGTTTGCAAAGGGAAGGTTTAACCCTTACGTTTTATTGGGAGGATCTGCCAACTATCTGCTGTCATCATCTTTTAAAGGAGAAACCCAAACCAGTATTGAAAACTTTGAGGGAGCCACCGTAGACCTGACAAACCAACGAAATCAGATAAATTTTTCTGCAATTGCCGGAGCAGGCATAAAGATAAAAGTTGGAAAAAACCATTTCATTACTGAGGCACGATTCAACTACGGCATTCTTAACCAGGTTAAGGAAGAAAACAGGCTTAACAATCAGGAGCTTATTTTTGATTACGGCTACGTGGATGACGACTTCAAACTCAACGGTATTTCTGTTTCACTCGGCTATTTGCTACCAAAATATAATCCCAAGAAACTCAATTAA